One genomic segment of Mastomys coucha isolate ucsf_1 unplaced genomic scaffold, UCSF_Mcou_1 pScaffold22, whole genome shotgun sequence includes these proteins:
- the Hand2 gene encoding heart- and neural crest derivatives-expressed protein 2 → MSLVGGFPHHPVVHHEGYPFAAAAAAAAAAAASRCSHEENPYFHGWLIGHPEMSPPDYSMALSYSPEYASGAAGLDHSHYGGVPPGAGPPGLGGPRPVKRRGTANRKERRRTQSINSAFAELRECIPNVPADTKLSKIKTLRLATSYIAYLMDLLAKDDQNGEAEAFKAEIKKTDVKEEKRKKELNEILKSTVSSNDKKTKGRTGWPQHVWALELKQ, encoded by the exons ATGAGTCTGGTGGGGGGCTTCCCCCACCACCCCGTGGTGCACCATGAGGGCTACCCGTtcgccgcagccgccgccgccgctgccgctgccgccgccaGCCGCTGCAGCCACGAGGAGAACCCCTACTTCCACGGCTGGCTTATTGGCCACCCGGAGATGTCGCCCCCCGACTACAGCATGGCCCTGTCCTACAGCCCCGAGTACGCCAGCGGTGCCGCGGGCCTGGACCACTCCCATTATGGGGGAGTGCCGCCCGGTGCCGGGCCTCCCGGTCTGGGGGGGCCTCGCCCGGTGAAGCGCCGGGGCACCGCCAACCGCAAGGAGCGGCGCAGGACTCAGAGCATCAACAGCGCCTTCGCCGAGCTGCGCGAGTGCATCCCCAACGTGCCCGCCGACACCAAACTCTCCAAAATCAAGACACTGCGCCTGGCCACCAGCTACATCGCCTACCTCATGGATCTGCTGGCCAAGGACGACCAGAACGGAGAGGCGGAGGCCTTCAAGGCGGAGATCAAGAAGACCGACgtgaaagaggagaagaggaagaaagagctg AATGAAATCTTGAAAAGTACAGTGAGCAGCAACGACAAGAAAACCAAAGGCCGGACAGGCTGGCCACAGCACGTCTGGGCCCTGGAGCTCAAGCAGTGA